gttCTGatgggtgtgagatgatatcacTATCCTTTTTCAGTACCCTATAAATTCAGTGTTTAAGATCAATCCCAGTGCATCACTggtaaatatataatgtatagcatagaaGTAGGAAGCATTAATTCCTTAGTGTTGTTTTTTAGTCTGTATTGCTATGTCACAAATTCTCTCCtctgtattttgaaattattcatGTAGAATTATTAGGCTTGTTGTGAATCTGTTATGGTAACGCACCAGCCTGCCACAGCCCCTGCGATCCGGCCCCACCCCCACGCAGCAGGGCCCCCCTGGCTTATTGTCCTTCCTACTTCTGCCATTTGTGCTTCCTTTCCCTCATCAGACATTGGGTATCTGAAAATAATTTGCCAAACAGGTAATGACTGACACAAAATACTCTCATTTTAGACCAAATTTGTATCTTGATAAAAATTGCCTTTTAAAAACTACAAATGTAAGGTATTAAAGATACAACTAATGTATGTCTGCATTTGTTGGAAGTGCAGTAAAAGTTGTTCAGGTTTCTGAGATGCAAAGGAGAGGATATTGAATGATTCTTGCTCTTTTTATGGGAGTGGGGAGTGGTTGGAGTTCCAGAGTTGTCTGAGCACCTGAGGGCTGTGCACCCGTACACACTGTAGCCCATCGTTTCATGGCTCAAGGATCCCCTGACCCCAAAGTTCTTGTGTTTCTGTGAGTGGCTCTTGAGGGCAGGTGGCAAGGAGGTTAGTGGTGGCTGTTTCTGAAACCGTCATAGGAGGGACAGAACTTTCCCTCTGCCCTCCAAGCTGCTCAGCGGGGGCTCTGTCACAAAAGCCAGATGAACAGGAGAAAGCACTCCCATTCACATCAGTTGTTCATGACATGGGCGCCCTCACAAGGACATGATATGAAGACTCAAAGACATGGCAAAACCTAATGCTTATGAACTAGGTTGAACAAAGAGAGGCAACTGTGGAAAAGTAACTAAAATGTAAGGGGACCAAAGGAAGATAAGAGTTCCTCTAATGAGGTCTGTTACCCAGAATTCCCTTGGCCTCGACTCCCGTCTCTGGTGCAAAGaatgtttctttccttctggtACAGGCAGGCTGTCTCTCACCAGGAGGTTTATCTCCAGCCTGCAGGAAGAAAGAGGGGCTGAGTCAGACCTCTTGCACCTGCTGTAAAATGCCTTTAGCTCAGAATAACCCTTATGCCAAAATATCATATGTTTCAGGGTGGCATAGTCTGCTGCCCTCATGGTTAGGAGCCCCGTTGCATTCTGGCTTTATgtcctcactagctgtgtgatcctaCGTACTCAAGTCACTTCCCTCTGCATCTcgtttctttctctttaaatggGCCTTGGGTTTGGGGAAGGCCCAGTGAGCTCGGGCACGTTGGGCTTAGCCCCAGGCTGGCACGTGGATGTCTGTAGCAGGTGTTGTTACCCATCATGGAGGTGCTGGTGATGGTTGGGTGTCTGTGGGTGGACATGGTAATGATGTTGAACCGGAAGAGGAAATCTGGGGGGTGTTACTTTTGAAGTAGGACAGCATTTTTTCAAGCTTAAACTtggatttttgttcattttcagatAATGGTGTGCCTGTTCTCTTATTTGACCCTAGTGGTTCATTGGTGTATAGTCCCACGATTAAAATGTACAGCGGGCAGCAGAGTGCGATGGAGAAGAGATTACAGGAGATGAAGGAGAAGAGGGAAAACCTCTCCCCCACCTGTAAGCGCTCACACTTCATGACATGACAGATATGCAAATTGGTGAATGAATTGTGGTTTAAaggttttttctttctcattatctTAGTTAATGTTTCCCGATTCTAACAGGTTTTGACTTATTTCAGGGTAGACTTTGttaatattttccagaaaatCTTATCCTACCGTAAGGctcctttaatttttaatatctttgggattttctttctttttagtcaGGTGTTTCTTTTGAAGGAATTTGCTTTAGATTAAAGATCTAAAGCATCAgtttatattccctttatttcttttatctttaaaTCTTTTAATTAAGTAGTACATAAGCAcattttcataaaacatttaCCAGTATATGGCTCATAATATAAACCCATTTTGATTTCCACCCGATTCTTCTTTCCCCATGGTGACCCACATTTTAAGTCGATATGCTTTTCCCTACCTTTTTCCGGGCATCACATATCTATGAGTGTATGCAGAAGATGCGGGCTTCTTACCCTTCCTGTGTGGACATGTTGCTTTCCTTTACCAACATTGGGTTATGACAGCCTATGTCAGctttctttttctacttaaaaGTGTCCTGGGGTTTTTTTCAGGTCAGTAGGTGTGAGCCcacctccttttccttttcttctttatttcttaaggTGCTGCAAAGTAGTCTAGAAGTTTGATATTGAATCATCTGTTGGCAggtatttttccagtttttctttattagaGAGAATGCTgcagtttttattcattttaaactaCCTGGTAGGTTGTTCTTTAACCATTTTTATCTATGTACATAAAGCTTCTCCCCACTTTTTACTGTTAACATCCATATGCTAATGGGCATGCTTCTTCATAAACGTGTACATTCGtgtttttcatgtatttcaaTAATGTTAATTTGtaaaggcagaaataaaaatttttgatgGTATTCTCAGGTTGCCCTTAAAAAACTTGGTGCCATTTTTTGCCTCCCACCAGTCATCTATAAGAACTCCAGTTTCTCCACACTTGGAAAACTATAGCATTGTCTTTGTATCTTTTTCAATATGAGATTGAAAAACTGCGCTTTttttccatctaatttccttttgCAGTGGATAGTGAATTTGCTAATGAGgttgaacatgttttcatgttaCTGTGACTCACTGATGAAACATGCTGTTACCTCTGGATTATATGTCTTGGTCCAGCTgtctattaaatttttctttttatttctgatttttagtGGTCTTTTGTATATCATGCACACTTAACTACTTGTGCATTGCAAACATAATCTAGCTGTCCAGGGTGGAGCAATGTGTagtgggcactcaataaatacactGTTgagtaaaatacacaaaatctGTTGTTTGTCATTTAGTGTGCAGCAAGTTTTGCAAAACATACATTATGTAGACAAATCTGTCTTCTCCTTATAATGTCCCAGATAACTGGTTTTAAAATGGCTCTGTATATTCTTCCATTGCTGTCATGGTTTGTTTTTGAAGGCTAGCTGTTTAATCTGTCTtgaatttatatttgtatgtaatATGCCATGGACACCCATATCAGCTGAGGTGAGTTTTGGCTACGTAGAACAGATAAACACAAAACCAGTGACTTAAATTCAATAGAAAGGCGTTTCTCTGTAATGGCAAAGAAGTCAGGGTGCGACATCTTCAGGGATCTAGGCTCCCATCCTTCTGCTTCGCCTTCCTGGGCCCCTGActtctgttttaaaatgtgtgtgcCTCCCAGGTGAGCCAGACCCCCGCTGAGCAGCCTTACCAGAGGCCCTCGCCGATGCTGCTGCTCAGGTCCAAGCGTCAGGACTCAGTTTTGGCTGCCCCTGGTTGCAAGCTAAGAGCGGGCATTTATGGCTGAGGAGCTGCAAGGCAGGGCACTCTGGGCGAGCCAAGAAATAGGGACCGAGAGCCCGCGGCCCAAGCAGATGCGGGTGTGAGACGGGACACCGTGGTAGCTTTCCTGTGGCCTTCATCTACTAAAGAATGAAAGTCGTGTCTCATGAAAGTTGTGATCATGTTTTCAGCTTCCCAGGTGATTGAAAACTCTCCTGATAACTCAGTTGCCTCCTCCTGGGAAGCATCTTTGAACATTTCACAGGATACTTTGTGTTCAGGTAAAATTATTTTGTCTTCTGTGATACAATTAAGCTTTGAAAATAGTATGATTTTCTTATTTGGACTTTTTCTGATGAGAAGAACTGTTAGTTGAAAACTAGAACTCATGAATTTCACCCTGAAATTAGgtattgtaagaaaaaaatgggtaTTGTAATAAAATTAAGGCATGAGAAAATGGCATAGTTAAACTTGTTTTTAATTCCTATGGTTTTCTCCTGGGCATTTGCTTTTTTGGCACCAAATCAATTGCTGATTTTGTTTTCACTGTGTTGATCTGTGAACTAATCTGCATGCAGTTTAAATTGTATGTTCCTGAGAACAGTAAGAATGCCAAGGAAAAATCGTTTCACATCAGGCATGATGAATATATGGGACATGTGTTTGCATGGGGTCAGTGAAGTATGTATAGATCATTTAAAGATTTAGGGAATACATGTAGGGTTTCTAATTAGAAGCTGAGTGTTGAAAAGAATTAACAAAATTAGAGTTaatgtataaaattttaaaaattagagttaatattaatacatacatttttttaagtgtgggAGTCCTGTTTCTCTTTGAATGATCATTTTTCATGGCTGTAGCTTTCCTTTGGTTATATCACATTTCTTAGAATTTTCTCACCCAGCCCACAATAGGGCCCAAGTAAGTATCAATGACCCTCAAAGAATTGGGCTTCAAAGTGCTCGAAATGTTATGGGATCTTACTATGAAAACCGCAAAAGAGACAGATCACATCTGCTATCAAGATAGCAGGAGCTAAACTAAAGCTTCCTTTTCTATGTGTGGCCTATTCATGTGATGTCTTTGGTGTGTACTGAAGTTACTTAGCCATTTATCTCAAACAAGCCCATCTTTGTATTTCCTGCCTGGGACTTGGAGACAGGTGATGATCACAAGTAATGTGGGTCCCATTTCTCCTGGGCCAGGCCCTGTTCCCTGTCTTGTGATGGAGTCACTAAGTTCTCCCATCAGCCCTGTAACCTAGGTGCCATTGTCCCCACCTTGTCCCTGAAAAAACCGGGTTGGAGAGGTCAGACTGTATGTGGTCACACACAGCTTGTGAATTACCAgcccaggatttgaacctaggtgGTCTAACTTAAGAATTTACTATTAATGACATGTTACACTGCTTGTCAGCTTTTTGAAAAATGTGCTAAGTTTATTAGCCTCTGAAATCAAAAGTGACCTCTATTTCCAGCCCCTAACTTGGCGACACTGGGCCCCCTGGCATGGTATGGGCACCATGCCACCACAGCCCGTGGGCTGCCCCCTGCTTCCTGGCAGTCCCCTGTTCTCCCCTAAATGTACAGCTTTCGTAGTGTTGGTTATGCTTCCCAGCCTTGTGCAGCCTGAAGTGGAGGCCCTCCATCTGTTCAGCAAAGGCTGGGCCCTTGTTGGTGAGGCAGCACCAGCTTAGGGGCTTCAGATTCCAGAAAGGAGTGTCTGTGCTCTGCGAGCCTCTGGTCTAGTGACAGAGACAGATACTGGGGATGACAGTGTATCACATTCTTCCATAAATTCAGGCAGAAACCAGGGTAACAGAGTACTGAAGACCTGGTGAAGTCAGTGCGAGGGCTCAGATGTTTTGGCACCCACGGTGGGTTTTGAAGGCAGATTAGGACTTAGATTAAGGTGTGGAGCAAGGCAAGGCCTGGAGGTATAAACATGGGCATAGTTTCAGGAGATAGTGGCAGTTTAGCATTACTCTCAAGAAATGGATAAAATGTATGGGAAGTCAGAACATAAGACCCACCTGGTGGATTCCTTTTGACTATAAATATAATGTGAGGACTTCAGTAGAGGGTAGGGGAGTGGGGCGGGCTGTGTCAATGGTGGACTGCTTCATGGAGGACTACATCTTGGCTTTGACAGTAGTGGCGGTCCCTGACTTTCAGAATCTGACCTTGAGAGTTTAATGACAAGGGGTGGACGCCCTTCCAGGGGAAGTACAGGTGCATCTGGGCCTCCAGCAGGAGTGTGTAACAGTTTCAGAGGTTTACCTCTTTCTCCCTGCCCGTCCCATCTCAACACTGAAGCCCAGGCTCCTTCGTTAAAAATGCTGCCCTTAAAGGTGTCCTGAGTGGAAACGAGAAGGAGCAGGTATGGGCCATACTCTTAACTACTAACTATGTTTAAAAGTATTACTTTATCGGTCAACTGAAAAGTACCTTTATAACCATTAAACCACTGAAAAAGTTAattctttattaatattttccagaTGAATCCTTTGCTGGTGGTCTGCATACATCTTTTCACGATCTTTGTGGGAATCCAGGATGTGGAAATCAGGAAAGGAAATTGGGAGGATTCACTGATGAAATGAAAAGCGATACATGTCTTTCTTCGTCTGTATTGAAAACGAGTAGTATGCAGGCCTCAGGAGCTCCCCATTACCTCAGTCAGTTACCTCCTCAGAAATCCATGGGTAACCTTGCAAAGGACATGGTAAAGGGGCAGGGAGTTCCTACAGATGCAGCAGGTGTCCCTGCCGGGCAGTGTGAGGGAGAATCTAAGGAGATGTTGGATGAGAAGTATCATTTGTCTCCCACGTTATCTGCAACAAAAGGCCACCCACTGGGACACGCATGGCTCAGGAGTCCCTCAGCCGAGAGAAGAACGTCAGAGAACTTACATTCCCTCCGCAGAGAAAAGCTGGAGCAGAGAAGGTGCCTTGGGAAACCCCCTCTGCCAGGACCGCAGCCTCTCCAGCTGGAAAACAGCTGCCAGTTCACGACCGGGCCTGTCAGCAGGACTCCGGGCTGCGAGGACTCCACATATGATGACTATTTTTCACCTGATAATCTTAAGGAAAGGAATTCAGAGAATCTTCCTAGATTCCAGTCATTAACAAGCCCTGCTCAGCTCCACAGCAGAATTCTTtccaagagagagagaacaaacaTATTAGAAATGTCTGATTTTTCCTGTATTGGTAAAAAACCCAGATCAGTTGACGGTACTGATTTAGTAGCAAACTCCACATCCAGTTTTCACACACCCACTAATGAGGTAGCAAATACAACTCTGGATTGCATGACCGCCCAGGAAGCATCTCCTGCTAAAGAAACTCCGGGGTGTGGTCACGAGGCTGACGCCCAGAAAGGACAAGACAGAGGCCCGGGTGGGAAAGACTATGCTCGCGTCACTGATGAGCCCGCTCGTCACAAGGAACTTGTCGGGAAGGGACATCATAGTGGCTGCACTCCCCTGAGAGGACTCAGGGGAGCAACGAGAGAGCTGACGGGCGTGAAGAGTGTCCAGAGGGCTGCCCCCGCCGAGGGCGAGGTGCAGAGTGGGCGCGAGCCGCCTGCTGAGGGGGGCCGTGCAGCGGGAGTCTctgcaggagagagggagaactGCTCCGGGGGCTGTAGTGGCAAAAGTATGTGACTCCTTTTCCAAGTATTATTATGGATACCCATCTTTTAAATTCCTCACAAACCTTTTCATAATTAAACTGTTTCCCTTTtcccatattttaattttaaggaatGTGCGTTTGCTATTTTCCAGTGATGAATTCATTGTACATTCTCCAGGGATAGATGGCTTACCACCCTTGGGAGTTCCTGGGCCTGTTGGTGAAATCTGCCGGCACACACTTCCCCAGGCCTTCTCTTTCCTGTCTGGAAAGAGTGAGCGACGCCCCAGGGTGAATAAGCCGAGAGGGGCTGCTGCTCACGTCTCTCCGCAGCCTCTTGCTGTAAATGGTTGCTGTGCGCAGGCAAACTAAGGAGTTTAAGAAGTCTTGGTGCATCACGGTGAGGCGGTTTATTTTAGAAGGGAAGTTAAGGTAGTATAAGCTGCTGTTTCTATGAAGAGAAGGCATGAATAAGTAAATGGGAATATCagtatttattttgaagaaattttGGGCATTGTCAGCTgtaaagaaaattttttcttaaCGTTTTTGCTCAGTTAAGAAGTTCATTCAAGAAACAGGGCTAGTTTGACCTGTACTTTGCTTTAAGCATGTCATTTAAATAGATCGTTCCTATCTGTGATTTAATTGTAACATAGCAACAAAGTAGAACTGTGTGGTTGTAGTAACGGCAGCAGAAGCAGGTGCAGTTGGAAATACCTTCTGCTCTCCAGGGACAAGCACAAGCAGGTCTCGGCGATCAGGAGCGAAGAGATCGTGGACTTCAGCCATCTTTACCTAAAGATTGGGCTGAAATTTCAGTAAGACAGTTGTTTTTAGTTTCTCATCATTTCtccattctttaaatttttaaccACCCTTTGCAAGACGGAGAAGTTAGGGGTTAAAATAATCACATGTATTTTCATGTCTTTTCCTTGGGTATATAAATCCCCCAAAATCATCTCACAGTCATATCACAataagaattaattttgtatatttttaacctaattttaaaattgttattaaTTCTTAactttctgaaaatatattttgacaaGGAACTATATTTTATGATCCATTAGGCTGAGTaatgtgttttcaaaatatttatttaaaaataatgttactCTAAAGTTAATATAAAACAGTAGATATGTAGAATTTTTCTGGTACTTAAGAATATAATGTTCTTAAAGTTTACATTCTCATTCTCAGTTTTTATCTTGTGTATTTTTTAAGCTTCTCAATAATATATAGTAAAACGGAAATATAAATTATGTGAAAAAAACTGGCTTCAGACTGTGGTGCACCGTATACCCCAGTGTTGTCGAGAAGGATGCAGTGATTCTGGGAAGCAGGCGTAGGTCCGTGCTGGGGTCTACCCAGGGTCCACTGCCCCTGGGGTCTCGGGCACatagaggaggaagaggggctggCAGGCGTAGGCCTTCCAGAGTTCGGTGATCGTGTGGCGATGCACTGTTAACCCAGTGGATGGAGTGCGGCAGGGCCCTCCTGCGACTCGATTCGGCTCCAAGGCAGGGACAGACTTACTCTGGCTCTAACGTAAGGGTATCTTCTAAAGTCACCTTATTTTATGTCATTCCAAAGAGACAGAAGTCATTCCGTTTTAGGACAGAAGGGACTTACATTTTGTCTAGCCTAAATCTAATCCCTTAGTTTTATAGTGATAAAGTCAAGACCCATTGATGTTTTAATTGCCCACTTTCGGCCCCGCCTGGTATCCCGGCTCTCTGGGAACCTAACACAGATTAAAGAAGCAGTCTGTATATGCTGAAGTTGTGAAGCAGTAAAGACTCTTCTGTGCATCAGGTTATACCTCCAAATCTTTTATGTTGAAATAAAGgtcttttttcagtttctgttTTCTGCTCACTTTCACCCATTGGCCCTGCCGAGGTCTGACATACACAGCGTGCAGGAAAGTTTGCAAGAACAAGTTACACAGAGGTTCCGTAGTCAACATTAACAGAGCCAGGATGGAGGGagaagcttttaattttgttttttaaaaaaataatctttgaaaTTGTGTtaatgagtaattttttccttttaaacttcTATTCTCTAATTTTACAAACAGTACACAAAACATGCTCACTGCAACAAAAATcactaaaaagaatgaaatttcctCTCCTGCTCTTCTCACTTACCTCCTTGCACAAACTAGGTCAGGTGACAGCTGTTTGTGTGCACCTGTCCTGTCCCAGGAGCTCTTCTGGTTTTCAGGGAGATGGCAGAGAAGGAGACAGCCTGTGCCCCTCTCAGAGGTCAAGTCCAGGTGAGGAGGCCAGACAGTGAGTGAGTGTTAGCAGGATGCCAGGTTATGAGCAACGTGTGATGTGCAGAACCACACAAGTGTGACAGATAAGGCAGCCAGGGAAGGCTTCTGAAGGAGGTGACCTTAGCTCACAGGCCTGGGCACAGGTGAGGAGGTAGCCCCATGACTGCCGGAGTCATGTTTCAGCCAGAGGAATCAAGTTCAAATGTCCTGGGAAGAAAACGCTGGCAGGACCTGCACAGAGCCAGCACAGCAAGGATTCCTTGGACTGAAGGAAGACTGGACAGAAACAAGGTCAGAAGGGCAGCCAGGGGCAGCCTCCTCAGGGCCCCAGTGCCCACTAGAAAGTTAACCAGGGTTAGTGTCCACTAGAAACAGTCCCTGTCAGCAGTTCAGTGTATTTCCTTCCAGGTGCtatgtgcgtgcgtgcgtgtgtgtacaAGTAAGTGCAAGTACATGTTTTAAGGGGCTTTTACTGCATACATAGAATTACATTATCCTAGTAtagtttattttcaaatatagttTATTTCATGGATCAATGAAGTTTTTCTGGAATGaatcaaatagtaaatattttaggctttggggCAGGAGGCAAAATCAAAGTATGTAGGTATTTATGTAATGAGAAAATAGACATTTTCACAATGCTTATTGAcaaaaaagtataattttttgTAATACAAGTCTCATGAGAACAACAGAATTTTGTTTTGGGGGCTGGAATAAATTGAGATTCAAATTGAGGGTTCCCATTGTTTATTAAGGCTGA
This is a stretch of genomic DNA from Manis pentadactyla isolate mManPen7 chromosome 7, mManPen7.hap1, whole genome shotgun sequence. It encodes these proteins:
- the MCPH1 gene encoding microcephalin isoform X4, encoding MAAPGTPGNPVLKDVVAYVEVWSANGTENYSKTFTNQLVDMGAKVSKTFNKQVTHVVFKDGYQSTWDKAQKRGVKLVSVLWVEKCRTAGVHIDESLFPAAHAKDHLPSLIKRKRKCMQPKDFIPKTPENDKRLQKKFEKMAKELQRQKTTMDNGVPVLLFDPSGSLVYSPTIKMYSGQQSAMEKRLQEMKEKRENLSPTSSQVIENSPDNSVASSWEASLNISQDTLCSDESFAGGLHTSFHDLCGNPGCGNQERKLGGFTDEMKSDTCLSSSVLKTSSMQASGAPHYLSQLPPQKSMGNLAKDMVKGQGVPTDAAGVPAGQCEGESKEMLDEKYHLSPTLSATKGHPLGHAWLRSPSAERRTSENLHSLRREKLEQRRCLGKPPLPGPQPLQLENSCQFTTGPVSRTPGCEDSTYDDYFSPDNLKERNSENLPRFQSLTSPAQLHSRILSKRERTNILEMSDFSCIGKKPRSVDGTDLVANSTSSFHTPTNEVANTTLDCMTAQEASPAKETPGCGHEADAQKGQDRGPGGKDYARVTDEPARHKELVGKGHHSGCTPLRGLRGATRELTGVKSVQRAAPAEGEVQSGREPPAEGGRAAGVSAGERENCSGGCSGKSVKNGPKRQDVLDDSWEDFKDLNGPHEESKTRGKGQKPTRTLVMTSMPSEKQSVIIQVVNKLKGFSLAPEVCETTTHVLAGRPLRTLNVLLGIARGCWVLSYEWVLWSLELGHWISEEPFELSDYFPAAPAYW
- the MCPH1 gene encoding microcephalin isoform X5, which codes for MAAPGTPGNPVLKDVVAYVEVWSANGTENYSKTFTNQLVDMGAKVSKTFNKQVTHVVFKDGYQSTWDKAQKRGVKLVSVLWVEKCRTAGVHIDESLFPAAHAKDHLPSLIKRKRKCMQPKDFIPKTPENDKRLQKKFEKMAKELQRQKTTMDNGVPVLLFDPSGSLVYSPTIKMYSGQQSAMEKRLQEMKEKRENLSPTSSQVIENSPDNSVASSWEASLNISQDTLCSDESFAGGLHTSFHDLCGNPGCGNQERKLGGFTDEMKSDTCLSSSVLKTSSMQASGAPHYLSQLPPQKSMGNLAKDMVKGQGVPTDAAGVPAGQCEGESKEMLDEKYHLSPTLSATKGHPLGHAWLRSPSAERRTSENLHSLRREKLEQRRCLGKPPLPGPQPLQLENSCQFTTGPVSRTPGCEDSTYDDYFSPDNLKERNSENLPRFQSLTSPAQLHSRILSKRERTNILEMSDFSCIGKKPRSVDGTDLVANSTSSFHTPTNEVANTTLDCMTAQEASPAKETPGCGHEADAQKGQDRGPGGKDYARVTDEPARHKELVGKGHHSGCTPLRGLRGATRELTGVKSVQRAAPAEGEVQSGREPPAEGGRAAGVSAGERENCSGGCSGKSVKNGPKRQDVLDDSWEDFKDLNGPHEESKTRGKGQKPTRTLVMTSMPSEKQSVIIQVVNKLKGFSLAPEVCETTTHVLAGRPLRTLNVLLGIARGCWVLSYEWFFPF
- the MCPH1 gene encoding microcephalin isoform X3 translates to MAAPGTPGNPVLKDVVAYVEVWSANGTENYSKTFTNQLVDMGAKVSKTFNKQVTHVVFKDGYQSTWDKAQKRGVKLVSVLWVEKCRTAGVHIDESLFPAAHAKDHLPSLIKRKRKCMQPKDFIPKTPENDKRLQKKFEKMAKELQRQKTTMDNGVPVLLFDPSGSLVYSPTIKMYSGQQSAMEKRLQEMKEKRENLSPTSSQVIENSPDNSVASSWEASLNISQDTLCSDESFAGGLHTSFHDLCGNPGCGNQERKLGGFTDEMKSDTCLSSSVLKTSSMQASGAPHYLSQLPPQKSMGNLAKDMVKGQGVPTDAAGVPAGQCEGESKEMLDEKYHLSPTLSATKGHPLGHAWLRSPSAERRTSENLHSLRREKLEQRRCLGKPPLPGPQPLQLENSCQFTTGPVSRTPGCEDSTYDDYFSPDNLKERNSENLPRFQSLTSPAQLHSRILSKRERTNILEMSDFSCIGKKPRSVDGTDLVANSTSSFHTPTNEVANTTLDCMTAQEASPAKETPGCGHEADAQKGQDRGPGGKDYARVTDEPARHKELVGKGHHSGCTPLRGLRGATRELTGVKSVQRAAPAEGEVQSGREPPAEGGRAAGVSAGERENCSGGCSGKSVKNGPKRQDVLDDSWEDFKDLNGPHEESKTRGKGQKPTRTLVMTSMPSEKQSVIIQVVNKLKGFSLAPEVCETTTHVLAGRPLRTLNVLLGIARGCWVLSYEWVLWSLELGHWISEEPFELSDYFPAAPLCRLERHRSLGRYQGTLFAEQPMMFISPASNPPRNKLGELVLLCGGQVTRVPRQAGIVIGPSRGRKTTAKHLLETWILDSITQHKVCASENYVLLQ
- the MCPH1 gene encoding microcephalin isoform X1, producing the protein MAAPGTPGNPVLKDVVAYVEVWSANGTENYSKTFTNQLVDMGAKVSKTFNKQVTHVVFKDGYQSTWDKAQKRGVKLVSVLWVEKCRTAGVHIDESLFPAAHAKDHLPSLIKRKRKCMQPKDFIPKTPENDKRLQKKFEKMAKELQRQKTTMDNGVPVLLFDPSGSLVYSPTIKMYSGQQSAMEKRLQEMKEKRENLSPTSSQVIENSPDNSVASSWEASLNISQDTLCSDESFAGGLHTSFHDLCGNPGCGNQERKLGGFTDEMKSDTCLSSSVLKTSSMQASGAPHYLSQLPPQKSMGNLAKDMVKGQGVPTDAAGVPAGQCEGESKEMLDEKYHLSPTLSATKGHPLGHAWLRSPSAERRTSENLHSLRREKLEQRRCLGKPPLPGPQPLQLENSCQFTTGPVSRTPGCEDSTYDDYFSPDNLKERNSENLPRFQSLTSPAQLHSRILSKRERTNILEMSDFSCIGKKPRSVDGTDLVANSTSSFHTPTNEVANTTLDCMTAQEASPAKETPGCGHEADAQKGQDRGPGGKDYARVTDEPARHKELVGKGHHSGCTPLRGLRGATRELTGVKSVQRAAPAEGEVQSGREPPAEGGRAAGVSAGERENCSGGCSGKSVKNGPKRQDVLDDSWEDFKDLNGPHEESKTRGKGQKPTRTLVMTSMPSEKQSVIIQVVNKLKGFSLAPEVCETTTHVLAGRPLRTLNVLLGIARGCWVLSYEWVLWSLELGHWISEEPFELSDYFPAAPIPSLSTRCVPLKTTCCCNDGDVAQSLAPADSSQSGLQTHQRGAKLWREGPAIERMPFSIITFALRVCVCVCVCVCVCVWWFLYNEAPLCDFLVAVWARDALTSPIWPFLCDAGLCILVMIIIKRSQNLCH
- the MCPH1 gene encoding microcephalin isoform X2; translation: MAAPGTPGNPVLKDVVAYVEVWSANGTENYSKTFTNQLVDMGAKVSKTFNKQVTHVVFKDGYQSTWDKAQKRGVKLVSVLWVEKCRTAGVHIDESLFPAAHAKDHLPSLIKRKRKCMQPKDFIPKTPENDKRLQKKFEKMAKELQRQKTTMDNGVPVLLFDPSGSLVYSPTIKMYSGQQSAMEKRLQEMKEKRENLSPTYESFAGGLHTSFHDLCGNPGCGNQERKLGGFTDEMKSDTCLSSSVLKTSSMQASGAPHYLSQLPPQKSMGNLAKDMVKGQGVPTDAAGVPAGQCEGESKEMLDEKYHLSPTLSATKGHPLGHAWLRSPSAERRTSENLHSLRREKLEQRRCLGKPPLPGPQPLQLENSCQFTTGPVSRTPGCEDSTYDDYFSPDNLKERNSENLPRFQSLTSPAQLHSRILSKRERTNILEMSDFSCIGKKPRSVDGTDLVANSTSSFHTPTNEVANTTLDCMTAQEASPAKETPGCGHEADAQKGQDRGPGGKDYARVTDEPARHKELVGKGHHSGCTPLRGLRGATRELTGVKSVQRAAPAEGEVQSGREPPAEGGRAAGVSAGERENCSGGCSGKSVKNGPKRQDVLDDSWEDFKDLNGPHEESKTRGKGQKPTRTLVMTSMPSEKQSVIIQVVNKLKGFSLAPEVCETTTHVLAGRPLRTLNVLLGIARGCWVLSYEWVLWSLELGHWISEEPFELSDYFPAAPIPSLSTRCVPLKTTCCCNDGDVAQSLAPADSSQSGLQTHQRGAKLWREGPAIERMPFSIITFALRVCVCVCVCVCVCVWWFLYNEAPLCDFLVAVWARDALTSPIWPFLCDAGLCILVMIIIKRSQNLCH